In Candidatus Saganbacteria bacterium, a single window of DNA contains:
- a CDS encoding GuaB3 family IMP dehydrogenase-related protein — protein MELELGKGRKTRRVYGFDEIALVPSLSTVETDEVDISVTIAGVKLELPIIASAMDSVIDPNTAALMSSCGGMGVLNIQGIQTRYEDADNVLDRIALAPREEYVPLMQKIYLEEVKPELITKRIKQIKDRKAVAAVSVTPQKAMEYGHIAEKAGADILVVQATVVSTLHKTKLFKPLDLSELCKSVRIPVIVGNCVTYEVALKLMETGVSAVLVGIGPGAACTSRGVLGIGIPMATAIVDCACARDDFYKKTKKYVSIIADGGMVVGGDICKSIACGADAVMIGSPLAKSKEAPGKGFHWGMATPNSVLPRGTRIKVGTIGSLKEILLGPAKFDDGSENFVGALKTSMGTLGASNIKEMQSVDIVIAPSNLTEGKVFQKAQQLGMYK, from the coding sequence ATGGAACTAGAGCTGGGAAAAGGAAGAAAAACAAGGAGGGTTTACGGGTTTGACGAGATAGCGCTGGTACCGTCGCTTTCTACCGTTGAGACCGATGAAGTGGATATTTCCGTGACGATCGCCGGAGTGAAACTTGAGCTGCCTATAATCGCATCCGCCATGGATTCCGTCATCGACCCGAACACGGCCGCCTTGATGAGCAGTTGCGGCGGCATGGGAGTCCTTAACATCCAGGGCATACAGACAAGATATGAAGACGCGGACAATGTCCTTGACCGCATTGCCCTTGCCCCGCGCGAAGAATATGTCCCTTTGATGCAGAAGATCTACCTTGAAGAAGTAAAACCGGAACTGATAACAAAAAGAATAAAACAGATAAAAGATAGAAAAGCGGTCGCGGCCGTCTCTGTCACGCCGCAGAAAGCCATGGAATACGGGCATATTGCGGAAAAAGCGGGAGCCGATATTTTAGTGGTTCAGGCGACTGTCGTTTCCACTCTTCATAAAACAAAGCTCTTTAAGCCGCTTGACCTGTCGGAACTTTGCAAGTCGGTCAGGATCCCTGTTATAGTCGGGAACTGCGTGACATACGAAGTCGCGCTTAAACTTATGGAGACCGGAGTTTCTGCCGTACTGGTCGGAATAGGCCCCGGTGCTGCCTGCACTTCACGCGGAGTCCTGGGGATCGGAATACCTATGGCTACCGCAATCGTTGACTGCGCCTGCGCAAGGGATGATTTTTACAAGAAGACAAAAAAATACGTTTCTATTATCGCTGACGGCGGAATGGTGGTCGGCGGGGACATCTGCAAATCTATCGCGTGCGGAGCTGACGCTGTGATGATCGGATCGCCCCTTGCAAAATCCAAAGAAGCTCCCGGAAAAGGTTTTCACTGGGGCATGGCCACTCCGAATTCGGTGCTTCCGCGCGGGACAAGGATAAAAGTCGGGACTATCGGTTCATTAAAAGAAATACTTCTCGGCCCCGCGAAATTCGATGACGGCTCAGAGAACTTTGTGGGAGCCTTAAAGACTTCGATGGGCACTCTCGGCGCCTCGAACATCAAAGAGATGCAGTCCGTAGATATCGTCATCGCACCGTCAAATTTAACAGAAGGAAAAGTCTTCCAGAAAGCACAGCAGCTCGGGATGTATAAGTAG
- a CDS encoding YgiT-type zinc finger protein, whose translation MKLDNTDDSFSDLNPGQCSACGGKLYFDKVSLDHYENEKLYVIEDVPAFICEECGEVWIPKPVVDELEKMIAMYVEKELSGKPPKDMMNG comes from the coding sequence ATGAAACTCGACAACACTGACGATTCCTTTAGCGATCTAAATCCCGGTCAATGCAGCGCCTGCGGGGGGAAGCTTTACTTTGACAAGGTCAGCCTTGACCATTACGAGAATGAAAAACTTTACGTGATCGAGGACGTGCCGGCTTTCATCTGCGAGGAGTGCGGTGAAGTATGGATACCAAAACCCGTCGTCGATGAGCTCGAAAAGATGATAGCCATGTATGTGGAAAAAGAGCTGTCCGGAAAACCGCCGAAAGATATGATGAACGGCTGA
- a CDS encoding VWA domain-containing protein, which yields MKKNFLFLLTGIVLLSATVITGCNNTININLAPGMVTSPEAVVSGAATVSGGTVTLNLGSIIVSGEALSGLTAANFKIYVGTGTDVTKYTEVTPTVTSTTTSKIDMVFILDRTGSMGRTITGCKNSIVAFASTLDAAGADVKFGVVAFGDTPSEQMNIALPASSTQVQTFLATVTASGGGDGPENPLDSIMYAYNNYTWRAGAQKVFIVLTDACAHQKGDGPDYTTRTLAGVQTSLSGNAVVYTVSPTEDSNAYPSPGYDTGTADIRWLADGCGWTPTITTATYGTVKGRDAAGTTYVGTGGKWMGLPSSGNVDLTALGISTSVTKGYTVTFSYTVGTTLYIHVLIDKNKDGIWDIDGLLTLTVSTSGKPEGAVVDPSKRWRPGHN from the coding sequence ATGAAAAAGAATTTTCTTTTCTTATTGACAGGTATTGTTTTGTTGTCAGCGACAGTGATCACAGGTTGTAATAACACGATCAATATTAATCTTGCGCCGGGCATGGTCACGTCACCTGAAGCTGTAGTATCAGGAGCGGCTACTGTTTCCGGAGGCACGGTAACCCTTAACCTGGGCTCCATCATCGTGAGCGGTGAAGCGCTTTCCGGGTTAACGGCGGCGAACTTCAAGATCTATGTCGGGACAGGGACCGATGTAACTAAATATACAGAGGTCACCCCGACAGTGACTTCGACAACCACCAGCAAGATTGACATGGTATTTATCCTGGACAGGACAGGCAGCATGGGCAGGACAATTACCGGATGCAAAAACAGCATTGTGGCTTTTGCGTCGACTCTTGATGCCGCGGGTGCAGATGTGAAGTTCGGTGTTGTAGCTTTTGGTGATACTCCGTCTGAACAGATGAATATAGCTTTGCCGGCGTCATCAACCCAGGTCCAGACTTTCCTGGCGACTGTCACAGCGAGCGGCGGAGGCGACGGACCGGAAAACCCGCTTGATTCCATCATGTATGCGTATAACAACTATACATGGAGGGCAGGCGCGCAAAAAGTGTTCATCGTATTGACGGACGCGTGCGCGCATCAAAAGGGTGATGGTCCGGACTATACAACAAGGACGCTTGCGGGCGTGCAGACATCGCTTTCGGGAAATGCCGTTGTATACACGGTCAGTCCGACAGAGGACAGCAATGCTTATCCTTCGCCTGGATATGATACCGGAACTGCGGATATAAGATGGTTGGCTGACGGATGCGGCTGGACCCCGACTATAACGACCGCGACATATGGAACTGTAAAAGGCAGAGATGCCGCAGGGACTACTTATGTTGGGACCGGCGGAAAGTGGATGGGACTGCCATCAAGCGGCAATGTAGACCTTACAGCGCTTGGCATATCAACGTCTGTCACAAAAGGATACACGGTCACATTCAGCTATACTGTAGGCACGACCTTGTACATACATGTCTTGATCGATAAAAATAAAGACGGGATATGGGATATTGACGGATTGCTTACCTTGACGGTTAGCACGTCCGGCAAGCCTGAAGGCGCAGTAGTTGATCCTTCAAAGAGATGGAGACCCGGACATAACTAA
- a CDS encoding carboxypeptidase regulatory-like domain-containing protein → MKKILSLLFIGSLLLSGCGETVISNATVTGFVTDTSAAAIPGATVTIAGVSGTTGSSGSYNLTGVKTGLQTISASAAGYISQTKQINVGALETNYAPAMVLSKKDGKSTDVGSGGGDVTNADGTVKITIPENALKSTQIITVTKCDLSAAPAPPSGYKFIYLVYITPVDISLEKKVTLRIPLLTEVASDVTVPFFRFDTSTLSWVAIDSGSIDAVSSTISVGLSNFGWIAAARSLGTGYGTVNGRVVSSSGPVIVGANVWYSSNITVSDPSGNYTLSNMPEGTLTINAYAAGYNANTASVTVKAGSLVYAPDIVLSPTAPLYGTITGQVISSSTSAGISGARITVSGKTAYTDSSGLFTVTDISPGSVSVTVYANGYLKKTSSATVTAGAGTTLNFSIDVTTVSTFFDDFETDKEWVKSISYVYSPKCLWNRTANSAAVKDIYAPVYVTLPDYEKNGGAIPLAYSGSYSYWFGEADKGSFMGEQLTVPPDTALSGGTSAARYQGDLTSPTISLAGYESGKLSFWTWWEVESMHCASGFDVMKIMISTDGGANWSDLATLNPVIDQAGKQEYLPYSSGGFNKEGVWVKHELDLTPYVGNDVQIRFSFDAKDNKYNGFRGWFIDDVSVTAERMSTAVRK, encoded by the coding sequence ATGAAAAAGATCCTGTCTCTTCTTTTTATAGGTTCATTATTATTGTCCGGTTGCGGTGAGACCGTCATATCCAACGCTACGGTCACGGGTTTTGTGACTGACACTTCTGCTGCAGCGATCCCGGGAGCGACGGTGACTATAGCAGGGGTCTCGGGGACCACCGGATCAAGCGGCAGCTATAATTTAACCGGAGTAAAGACCGGACTGCAGACAATATCTGCATCCGCGGCGGGATATATCTCCCAGACGAAGCAGATAAATGTCGGCGCTCTTGAGACGAACTACGCGCCGGCCATGGTCCTTTCCAAAAAAGACGGCAAATCCACGGATGTTGGAAGCGGCGGCGGTGATGTTACTAATGCGGACGGTACCGTTAAAATAACCATACCCGAGAACGCGCTGAAATCCACGCAGATTATAACGGTCACAAAATGCGACCTGTCGGCTGCGCCGGCGCCACCGAGCGGATATAAATTCATCTATCTTGTCTATATAACGCCCGTGGACATCTCTTTAGAAAAAAAAGTGACGCTCAGGATACCCCTGTTGACCGAAGTGGCGTCGGATGTGACGGTCCCGTTCTTCAGGTTCGACACTTCAACTTTGAGCTGGGTCGCGATCGACAGCGGGTCAATTGATGCTGTAAGCAGTACGATATCAGTAGGTTTGAGCAATTTTGGCTGGATCGCTGCGGCGAGGAGCCTTGGTACGGGTTATGGAACCGTGAACGGAAGAGTTGTTTCATCATCAGGCCCGGTGATCGTTGGAGCGAACGTCTGGTATTCTTCAAATATCACCGTCAGTGATCCGAGCGGAAATTACACTCTCTCAAATATGCCCGAAGGCACCCTGACGATAAATGCTTACGCTGCGGGTTACAACGCAAATACCGCATCAGTGACGGTAAAAGCCGGCAGCCTCGTTTACGCGCCGGACATAGTGCTTTCTCCGACCGCGCCGCTTTACGGTACGATAACAGGACAGGTGATCAGCTCTTCGACTTCAGCGGGGATATCAGGCGCAAGGATAACGGTCTCGGGAAAGACCGCGTACACGGATTCTTCAGGTCTTTTTACAGTGACTGACATATCTCCGGGTTCGGTCAGTGTGACGGTCTACGCAAATGGGTATCTAAAAAAGACGTCTTCCGCAACGGTCACTGCCGGTGCGGGCACCACGCTCAATTTTTCTATCGACGTGACGACAGTATCGACGTTCTTTGATGATTTTGAGACGGACAAAGAATGGGTTAAGTCTATCTCTTATGTATATTCGCCAAAATGTTTGTGGAACAGGACCGCTAATTCTGCCGCGGTCAAGGACATATATGCTCCTGTTTATGTCACTCTTCCCGATTATGAAAAGAACGGCGGGGCGATACCTCTTGCTTACAGCGGGAGTTATTCGTACTGGTTCGGCGAGGCTGACAAGGGCTCCTTTATGGGAGAACAGCTGACGGTCCCGCCCGATACGGCGTTGTCAGGAGGAACTTCCGCCGCAAGGTATCAGGGAGACCTTACATCACCAACTATAAGCCTTGCGGGATACGAGTCGGGTAAGCTTTCTTTCTGGACCTGGTGGGAAGTGGAATCGATGCACTGCGCTTCCGGATTTGACGTGATGAAGATAATGATATCGACGGACGGCGGCGCCAACTGGAGCGATCTCGCGACGCTAAATCCGGTGATCGATCAGGCCGGCAAACAGGAATATCTTCCGTATTCATCGGGCGGATTCAATAAGGAAGGTGTCTGGGTAAAGCATGAATTAGACCTGACCCCTTATGTCGGCAATGACGTTCAGATACGTTTTTCGTTCGACGCGAAAGACAATAAATATAACGGTTTCAGGGGCTGGTTCATCGATGACGTGTCGGTGACTGCGGAGAGGATGTCGACGGCAGTGAGGAAATAG
- a CDS encoding serine hydroxymethyltransferase — protein sequence MHFGIDNLRLTDPEVASALDAELDRQRNKLEMIASENFTSRAVMEATGSCLTNKYAEGYPGKRYYGGCECVDTAENLAIDRAKKLFGSQHANVQAHSGSQANTAAYMAFLKPGDTVLGLNLSHGGHLTHGSPVNISGILFNFIPYGVRKEDELMDYDQISELAKVHKPKMIVAGATAYPRTIDFKRLGEIAREAGAYLMVDIAHIAGLVIAGLHPSPVPHSHVVTSTTHKTLRGPRGGLILCREEYAKQVDKAVFPGIQGGPLMHVIAAKAVAFKEAMLPQFKTYQEQIIKNAKALEKAMIKNGFRLVSGGTDTHLILVDLTNKGLTGKAAEKILDDVGITVNKNTIPYETQSPFITSGIRVGVPALTTRGLKEQQMEEIAVLFSRILSDADNENVKKQVKEEVAALCERFPLYEKGAFEA from the coding sequence ATGCATTTCGGCATTGATAATTTAAGGCTGACCGATCCCGAGGTGGCTTCGGCTTTGGACGCGGAACTCGACAGACAGAGGAACAAGCTCGAGATGATCGCGTCGGAGAATTTTACCAGCAGGGCGGTGATGGAGGCGACGGGCTCGTGCCTTACAAATAAATACGCGGAAGGCTATCCTGGCAAAAGATATTACGGCGGATGCGAGTGTGTCGATACTGCGGAAAACCTGGCGATAGACCGTGCGAAGAAGCTTTTTGGTTCCCAGCACGCGAACGTCCAGGCACATTCGGGTTCACAGGCGAACACCGCTGCCTATATGGCATTCTTAAAACCCGGGGATACAGTTTTAGGCCTTAACTTGTCTCACGGCGGCCACCTCACCCACGGCAGTCCGGTAAATATATCCGGAATACTTTTCAATTTCATTCCGTATGGCGTCAGGAAAGAAGATGAACTTATGGATTACGACCAGATATCGGAACTTGCGAAAGTACATAAGCCTAAGATGATCGTCGCGGGAGCGACCGCATATCCGAGGACAATAGATTTTAAAAGACTGGGAGAAATAGCACGGGAAGCGGGCGCTTATCTTATGGTAGATATTGCTCATATCGCAGGACTTGTTATCGCAGGCCTGCATCCGTCTCCGGTCCCGCACAGCCATGTGGTAACATCGACCACGCACAAGACGCTGAGAGGCCCCCGCGGCGGCCTGATACTTTGCAGGGAAGAATATGCGAAGCAGGTAGACAAAGCGGTGTTCCCGGGGATACAGGGCGGGCCTTTGATGCACGTGATAGCGGCCAAGGCCGTTGCTTTCAAAGAAGCGATGCTGCCGCAGTTCAAAACCTATCAGGAACAGATCATAAAGAACGCGAAAGCTCTGGAAAAAGCTATGATCAAGAACGGATTCAGGCTTGTTTCCGGCGGCACCGATACGCATCTGATACTTGTAGACCTTACAAACAAAGGGCTTACGGGAAAAGCCGCGGAAAAGATCCTGGACGATGTCGGGATAACGGTCAACAAGAACACGATCCCTTATGAAACACAATCCCCTTTCATAACGAGCGGGATCAGGGTGGGGGTCCCGGCGCTGACGACCAGGGGCCTCAAAGAACAGCAGATGGAAGAGATCGCTGTCCTGTTCTCAAGGATACTTTCTGACGCGGACAATGAAAATGTAAAAAAACAGGTAAAAGAAGAAGTGGCAGCCTTGTGCGAAAGGTTCCCCCTATATGAAAAAGGAGCTTTTGAAGCTTGA
- the ftsE gene encoding cell division ATP-binding protein FtsE has product MIVLSGVSKIYPNGVEALSGVDLSIGKEEFVFIVGPTGSGKSTLLKMLYREELPNSGQVIVDRLNIADIKKNQIPFLRRNIGVVFQDYKLLPLRTVYENVAFALQVLGASRTYIRRQVTQALDLVGLLKKARSFPGELSGGEQQRVCIARAIVNNPPLLLADEPTGNLDPATSWEIIHLLEKINKRSTTVIVATHNKSIVDGMRKRVVALESGRIIRDQQLGGYSNVL; this is encoded by the coding sequence TTGATAGTCCTCAGCGGCGTCTCAAAGATATACCCTAACGGGGTCGAAGCGCTCTCCGGCGTGGACCTCAGCATAGGGAAAGAAGAATTTGTTTTTATAGTGGGCCCCACAGGTTCGGGCAAATCCACACTTTTAAAAATGCTCTACAGGGAGGAACTTCCCAACAGCGGCCAGGTGATCGTGGACAGGCTCAACATCGCTGATATCAAAAAGAACCAGATCCCGTTCCTGCGGCGTAACATCGGCGTAGTTTTTCAGGATTACAAACTTCTTCCTTTAAGGACGGTATATGAGAACGTGGCGTTCGCCCTTCAGGTGCTGGGAGCTTCGCGCACTTATATCAGAAGGCAGGTGACGCAGGCGCTTGATCTGGTCGGCCTGCTGAAAAAAGCAAGAAGTTTTCCGGGCGAGCTGTCGGGCGGAGAGCAGCAGAGGGTCTGCATCGCGCGGGCGATAGTCAACAATCCTCCGCTGCTGTTGGCAGATGAGCCGACAGGGAACCTTGACCCTGCCACGTCCTGGGAGATCATCCATCTCCTTGAAAAGATAAACAAGCGCAGCACCACGGTAATAGTCGCGACGCATAACAAATCCATCGTGGACGGCATGAGAAAAAGAGTGGTCGCGCTCGAGAGCGGCCGCATCATAAGGGACCAGCAGCTGGGGGGCTACAGCAATGTCCTTTGA
- the ftsX gene encoding permease-like cell division protein FtsX, whose protein sequence is MSFEFFLREAWNGFRRSGIMSVISLATITVSLVVLGAFLLVMFNLGHIIDSVGSKMEIVAYVDKPIDDYTASTYMLQLTKIEGVQSVRYISKDEAWSDFKRDFEGRLELEEIVKDNPLPNAFVIKVKKPQLVTAVAKKISNVPDIDEVRYSGRLADRFQTLLDAVRLGGLILVALLILATLLIVVNTIRLTVIARQTDIAIMKLVGATNNFIKWPFIIEGILIGVIGAALSFIILKFSYDLVAMQIMKALPFIPLVTSKTELFLIYGAVSVTGVLLGALGGYISVNSLLKETM, encoded by the coding sequence ATGTCCTTTGAGTTCTTTTTAAGGGAAGCGTGGAACGGTTTCCGCAGGAGCGGGATCATGAGCGTGATATCGCTGGCGACCATAACCGTGTCACTGGTCGTCCTTGGCGCGTTCCTTCTGGTGATGTTCAACCTTGGGCATATCATCGACTCTGTCGGGTCCAAGATGGAGATCGTGGCTTATGTCGACAAACCAATAGACGACTATACCGCCAGCACTTATATGCTCCAGCTGACAAAGATCGAAGGGGTCCAAAGCGTAAGATATATTTCAAAGGACGAAGCCTGGAGCGATTTTAAAAGAGATTTTGAGGGGCGGCTCGAACTTGAGGAGATCGTAAAAGACAACCCCCTGCCCAACGCTTTTGTCATCAAAGTGAAAAAGCCGCAGCTTGTGACGGCGGTGGCAAAAAAGATATCCAACGTGCCCGATATCGACGAGGTGAGATATTCCGGCAGATTAGCCGACCGCTTCCAGACGCTGCTTGACGCAGTAAGACTGGGAGGGCTGATACTTGTCGCCCTGCTGATACTGGCGACCCTTCTTATCGTGGTGAACACGATAAGGCTTACGGTGATAGCAAGGCAGACCGATATAGCGATAATGAAACTGGTAGGCGCGACCAACAATTTTATCAAGTGGCCTTTCATTATCGAGGGAATACTGATAGGCGTGATAGGCGCGGCGCTCTCGTTCATCATATTAAAGTTCTCGTATGACCTTGTCGCGATGCAGATCATGAAAGCCCTGCCGTTCATACCGCTGGTCACCTCAAAGACGGAACTTTTTCTGATATACGGCGCGGTATCGGTCACGGGAGTGCTGCTCGGGGCTCTGGGAGGATATATTTCCGTAAATTCATTACTAAAGGAGACAATGTAA
- a CDS encoding peptidylprolyl isomerase, which yields MLKFFREKMKAIMITIAVIFAATMFYGLGYKGLKGGPVQRATNEGLATVNGRQVDIFRFNQMVGRLMAAQTKGSRDPMAMLYMQNVALAQLIDFTVILQAGEGQSRIGGEEIDKAVTDIMYSNKIPDLKTFQNILRSQGFSLDDLRRMIKDEIIVQRFVAKMNGEVSVSPDDMREVRAQHILIRPADGSKKSWDEALKQAESVLAQAKSGKDFNALAKEYSQDPGNAKKGGDLGFFKKGAMVKEFDTAVFALKPGEVSQPVKTQFGYHIIKMDESRLVKGADKEKILAEKKDRLFKEWLEGRKEKSRIEIKNYLLNAFNMMLKNDQSGAVMEFKKAAEAEPQSPYPHLFFGNMLVQMGNSSSASEEFGKAANLAGPDPYAHLYIGKACLNTSRTSSGKTAEAMAAEALSEFQKASVLAGENRKIREDLAASFKELKMKTLLSEENGKLEKIKEKEKFEEEIKKKMGTGTSETEIK from the coding sequence ATGCTGAAATTTTTCAGGGAAAAGATGAAGGCGATAATGATAACGATAGCGGTAATATTCGCGGCGACGATGTTCTACGGCTTGGGGTATAAAGGGTTGAAAGGAGGTCCTGTCCAGCGCGCGACAAATGAAGGGCTCGCCACTGTGAACGGCAGGCAGGTGGACATATTCCGTTTCAACCAGATGGTCGGCCGCCTGATGGCGGCGCAGACAAAAGGAAGCCGCGACCCTATGGCTATGCTTTATATGCAGAACGTAGCCCTCGCGCAGCTCATTGATTTCACCGTTATTTTGCAGGCCGGGGAAGGACAGTCCAGGATAGGAGGGGAAGAGATCGACAAGGCAGTGACGGATATAATGTATTCAAACAAGATCCCAGACCTTAAGACTTTCCAGAACATATTGAGGTCCCAGGGTTTTTCGCTGGACGATCTCCGCCGGATGATAAAGGACGAGATAATCGTCCAGCGTTTTGTGGCAAAGATGAACGGAGAGGTCTCGGTGTCGCCGGACGATATGAGAGAGGTAAGAGCGCAACATATCCTGATAAGGCCGGCCGACGGGTCAAAAAAATCGTGGGATGAAGCGCTGAAACAGGCTGAGTCGGTATTGGCGCAGGCAAAGTCAGGCAAGGATTTTAACGCCCTTGCTAAGGAATATTCGCAGGACCCCGGGAACGCGAAAAAAGGAGGGGACCTCGGATTTTTTAAAAAAGGCGCGATGGTCAAAGAGTTCGATACGGCGGTCTTTGCGCTGAAGCCGGGAGAAGTGTCGCAGCCGGTAAAGACGCAGTTCGGATATCATATCATCAAGATGGATGAATCAAGGCTTGTCAAGGGAGCGGACAAAGAAAAGATCCTGGCGGAAAAAAAAGACAGGCTTTTCAAGGAATGGCTTGAGGGACGCAAAGAAAAGTCCCGGATCGAAATAAAGAACTATCTTTTAAATGCTTTTAACATGATGCTTAAGAACGACCAGTCTGGCGCGGTGATGGAGTTCAAAAAAGCCGCGGAGGCTGAACCTCAGAGCCCGTACCCGCATCTATTTTTCGGCAACATGCTGGTCCAGATGGGGAATAGCTCATCGGCATCGGAGGAATTCGGAAAGGCCGCGAACCTGGCGGGGCCCGATCCGTACGCCCATCTCTATATCGGGAAGGCATGCCTTAATACTTCAAGAACGTCGTCCGGAAAAACCGCAGAAGCGATGGCGGCAGAAGCGCTGTCGGAGTTCCAGAAAGCTTCCGTTCTCGCGGGCGAAAACAGAAAGATCCGTGAAGACCTGGCGGCATCGTTCAAAGAATTGAAGATGAAAACCCTTCTTTCGGAAGAGAACGGGAAACTTGAAAAAATAAAAGAGAAAGAAAAATTCGAGGAAGAGATAAAGAAAAAGATGGGAACGGGGACTTCCGAGACCGAAATAAAATGA
- a CDS encoding phosphoglucomutase/phosphomannomutase family protein, whose amino-acid sequence MIKFGTDGWRARIAEDFTFQNVKTVAEAFSLFVGKASAPVVIGYDNRFLSEHFAGLSAETVVSNGIDVLLAESSCPTPAVSFFVKKYSSPAGIMITASHNPFDWNGFKVKGSFAGSATPEMTKRIEALLDKASPKNTPAGKIKTFDPKKDYLESVSKMVDLDLISGSGVRVVVDCLFGSGSGYLKTVLKDLIKIEEINDRRDPLFGGVNPEPITPNLKALIDKCGREKVVGLALDGDADRIGAVGSDGVFINTHQVFALLLHHLVKNKKMAGSVVKTFNVTHLIDEMCEKYGLRLYVRPIGFKHVCDLMLKEDILIGGEESGGFGIKGHIPERDGILCALLLIELMAAEKKNLEEILADISKEFHRYYYDRVDIRIDDQKKNAVMEKLSKAPPKEMASLKVKDIRDMDGIKLIFEDGSWVLLRASGTEPLLRIYCEATRKEDVERLLKEACDLAK is encoded by the coding sequence ATGATCAAATTCGGGACTGACGGGTGGAGAGCGCGCATTGCCGAGGACTTCACCTTTCAGAACGTAAAGACCGTTGCTGAAGCCTTTTCACTCTTTGTCGGAAAAGCGTCCGCTCCCGTCGTGATCGGCTACGACAACAGGTTCCTTTCGGAACATTTCGCGGGATTGTCCGCGGAAACAGTGGTTTCTAACGGGATAGACGTGCTCCTGGCCGAAAGCTCCTGCCCTACCCCTGCTGTTTCTTTTTTCGTAAAAAAATATTCGAGCCCCGCGGGGATAATGATAACGGCCAGCCATAACCCTTTTGACTGGAACGGTTTCAAGGTCAAAGGCAGCTTTGCTGGATCAGCAACACCTGAGATGACAAAAAGAATCGAAGCGCTTCTCGATAAAGCATCACCAAAAAACACGCCCGCGGGGAAAATAAAGACCTTTGATCCGAAAAAAGATTATCTTGAAAGCGTATCTAAGATGGTGGATCTCGACCTTATATCGGGATCGGGCGTAAGAGTCGTAGTTGATTGTCTTTTCGGCAGCGGCTCCGGATATCTTAAGACCGTCCTGAAAGACCTCATCAAGATAGAAGAGATCAATGACCGCCGCGACCCTCTTTTCGGAGGCGTGAACCCCGAGCCCATCACACCTAACCTGAAAGCCCTCATTGATAAATGCGGAAGGGAAAAAGTCGTCGGCCTCGCGCTTGACGGTGACGCGGACCGTATAGGAGCTGTGGGTTCGGACGGGGTCTTCATCAATACGCACCAGGTATTTGCCCTGCTGCTCCATCATCTTGTAAAGAACAAAAAGATGGCCGGGTCGGTCGTCAAGACTTTCAACGTCACTCATCTTATCGACGAGATGTGCGAAAAATACGGGCTAAGATTGTACGTGAGGCCGATCGGTTTTAAACACGTTTGCGATCTCATGCTGAAGGAGGACATCCTTATCGGCGGGGAAGAAAGCGGCGGTTTCGGGATCAAAGGGCACATCCCCGAAAGGGACGGCATTCTATGCGCGCTCCTGTTGATCGAGCTTATGGCCGCCGAAAAAAAGAACCTTGAAGAAATACTGGCCGATATCTCAAAAGAATTTCACCGGTATTATTACGACAGGGTGGACATCCGCATAGACGATCAAAAGAAAAATGCCGTGATGGAAAAATTATCAAAAGCCCCTCCTAAAGAGATGGCAAGTCTCAAAGTAAAGGACATCCGGGACATGGACGGGATAAAATTGATATTTGAAGACGGAAGCTGGGTATTACTAAGAGCTTCCGGCACGGAACCTCTGCTCCGTATATATTGCGAGGCTACCCGGAAAGAAGATGTTGAAAGGCTCTTAAAAGAAGCCTGCGATCTGGCGAAATAG